One Mangifera indica cultivar Alphonso chromosome 4, CATAS_Mindica_2.1, whole genome shotgun sequence genomic region harbors:
- the LOC123213453 gene encoding transcription factor bHLH25-like isoform X2, with product MEISSIKGLSEPGLMEETGFINQWHMNSLDDDFNLLPVAAAFGENLQHYYTLPVAQTAIDRPPKQLKTNSWSSPQVAFNPTDIPSANSTTLNRQMSFLKPKEEEVFSKIFSGLPADHMVTSQGSIVHPNFAFNGSQGNRRSSPGSKLSQSQDHIIAERKRREKLSQRFVALSAIVPGLKKMDKVSVLGDAIKYLKQLQEKVKTLEEQSMKKSMESVVFVKKTQLFAENGNSSSDEDSPTGHFNDPLPEIEARFCDKNVLIRVHCEKRKGVFEKTVAEIEKLHLTVINSSVMTFATSALDITIIAQMDVEFKMSVKDLVKSLHSTFQNFM from the exons ATGGAGATTTCATCCATTAAAGGGTTATCTGAGCCG GGATTAATGGAGGAAACTGGTTTCATCAACCAGTGGCACATGAACTCTCTTGATGACGACTTCAACTTACTGCCTGTAGCAGCTGCATTTGGGGAGAATTTACAGCACTATTACACTCTCCCGGTGGCTCAAACAGCCATTGATAGGCCCCCGAAACAGCTCAAAACAAACTCTTGGAGTTCACCACAAGTTGCTTTTAATCCCACTGATATTCCTTCTGCCAATTCAACCACATTGAATCGTCAAATGAGCTTTCTGAAACCTAAAGAGGAGGAAGTGTTTTCTAAAATCTTCAGTGGTCTTCCTGCTGATCATATGGTGACTTCTCAGGGTTCCATTGTGCACCCAAATTTTGCGTTTAATGGGTCTCAGGGAAATCGGAGGAGCAGCCCCGGAAGTAAACTTTCTCAATCACAAGATCACATTATCGCTGAAAGGAAGCGGCGAGAGAAGCTGAGCCAGCGGTTTGTAGCTTTATCTGCAATAGTTCCAGGCCTGAAGAAG atGGACAAGGTTTCTGTTCTTGGTGATGCAATTAAGTACTTGAAGCAACTGCAAGAGAAAGTGAAGACCCTTGAGGAACAATCAATGAAGAAAAGCATGGAATCTGTGGTGTTTGTGAAGAAAACTCAACTCTTTGCAGAAAATGGCAACTCCTCCTCTGATGAAGATTCACCAACAGGTCACTTCAATGACCCATTACCGGAAATAGAAGCAAGATTTTGTGACAAAAATGTTCTGATAAGAGTCCACTGTGAGAAAAGAAAAGGGGTCTTTGAGAAAACTGTAGCTGAAATAGAGAAGCTGCACCTAACTGTCATCAACAGCAGTGTCATGACTTTTGCTACTTCTGCTCTTGATATAACCATTATTGCTCAG ATGGATGTGGAATTCAAAATGAGTGTGAAAGATCTGGTGAAGAGTCTACACTCAACTTTCCAAA ATTTCATGTGA
- the LOC123213453 gene encoding transcription factor bHLH25-like isoform X1 — translation MEISSIKGLSEPGLMEETGFINQWHMNSLDDDFNLLPVAAAFGENLQHYYTLPVAQTAIDRPPKQLKTNSWSSPQVAFNPTDIPSANSTTLNRQMSFLKPKEEEVFSKIFSGLPADHMVTSQGSIVHPNFAFNGSQGNRRSSPGSKLSQSQDHIIAERKRREKLSQRFVALSAIVPGLKKMDKVSVLGDAIKYLKQLQEKVKTLEEQSMKKSMESVVFVKKTQLFAENGNSSSDEDSPTGHFNDPLPEIEARFCDKNVLIRVHCEKRKGVFEKTVAEIEKLHLTVINSSVMTFATSALDITIIAQMDVEFKMSVKDLVKSLHSTFQNFM, via the exons ATGGAGATTTCATCCATTAAAGGGTTATCTGAGCCG GGATTAATGGAGGAAACTGGTTTCATCAACCAGTGGCACATGAACTCTCTTGATGACGACTTCAACTTACTGCCTGTAGCAGCTGCATTTGGGGAGAATTTACAGCACTATTACACTCTCCCGGTGGCTCAAACAGCCATTGATAGGCCCCCGAAACAGCTCAAAACAAACTCTTGGAGTTCACCACAAGTTGCTTTTAATCCCACTGATATTCCTTCTGCCAATTCAACCACATTGAATCGTCAAATGAGCTTTCTGAAACCTAAAGAGGAGGAAGTGTTTTCTAAAATCTTCAGTGGTCTTCCTGCTGATCATATGGTGACTTCTCAGGGTTCCATTGTGCACCCAAATTTTGCGTTTAATGGGTCTCAGGGAAATCGGAGGAGCAGCCCCGGAAGTAAACTTTCTCAATCACAAGATCACATTATCGCTGAAAGGAAGCGGCGAGAGAAGCTGAGCCAGCGGTTTGTAGCTTTATCTGCAATAGTTCCAGGCCTGAAGAAG atGGACAAGGTTTCTGTTCTTGGTGATGCAATTAAGTACTTGAAGCAACTGCAAGAGAAAGTGAAGACCCTTGAGGAACAATCAATGAAGAAAAGCATGGAATCTGTGGTGTTTGTGAAGAAAACTCAACTCTTTGCAGAAAATGGCAACTCCTCCTCTGATGAAGATTCACCAACAGGTCACTTCAATGACCCATTACCGGAAATAGAAGCAAGATTTTGTGACAAAAATGTTCTGATAAGAGTCCACTGTGAGAAAAGAAAAGGGGTCTTTGAGAAAACTGTAGCTGAAATAGAGAAGCTGCACCTAACTGTCATCAACAGCAGTGTCATGACTTTTGCTACTTCTGCTCTTGATATAACCATTATTGCTCAG ATGGATGTGGAATTCAAAATGAGTGTGAAAGATCTGGTGAAGAGTCTACACTCAACTTTCCAAAATTTCATGTGA
- the LOC123214637 gene encoding LOW QUALITY PROTEIN: L-galactose dehydrogenase-like (The sequence of the model RefSeq protein was modified relative to this genomic sequence to represent the inferred CDS: inserted 1 base in 1 codon), protein MELRPLGNTGLRLSSVGFGASPLGSVFGPVSETDAISSVREAFRLGINFFDTSPYYGGTLSEKMLGKALKALNVPRNEYIVSTKCGRYIQGFDFSAERVTKSIDESLARLQLDYVDILQCHDIEFGSLDQIVNETVPTLQKLKEAGKIRFIGITGLPLEIFTYVLDRVPPGSVDVILSYCHYCINDSTLEDLLPXKRKGVGIINASPLAMGLLTDNGPPEWHPASPELKSACKAAAAYCKEKGKNISKLAMQYSLSNQDISTVLVGMNSVKQVEENVAASAEVALSGMDQETLAGVEAILKPVKNQTWPIGIQKR, encoded by the exons ATGGAGCTCCGACCCTTGGGAAACACGGGCCTCCGTCTCAGCTCCGTCGGCTTCGGAGCCTCACCGCTTGGCAGCGTTTTTGGACCCGTCTCTGAAACCGACGCCATTTCCTCCGTTCGTGAAGCCTTTCGCCTAGGCATCAACTTCTTTGACACCTCTCC GTATTATGGAGGGACATTGTCAGAAAAGATGCTTGGAAAGGCACTCAAAGCTCTGAATGTTCCCAGAAACGAATATATTGTGTCAACAAAGTGTGGGCGGTATATTCAAGGTTTTGACTTTAGTGCTGAGAGAGTGACTAAGAGCATTGATGAGAGTTTGGCGAGGTTGCAGCTGGATTACGTTGATATACTACAGTGTCATGACATTGAATTTGGGTCTCTTGATCAG ATAGTGAATGAGACCGTTCCCACTCTTCAGAAACTGAAGGAAGCTGGGAAAATTCGTTTCATTGGTATTACTGGACTTCccttagaaatttttacatatgTGCTCGATCGGGTACCACCTGGCTCAGTTGATGTGATTCTTTCGTACTGCCACTATTGTATTAATGATTCAACATTGGAGGATTTACTGC TGAAGAGAAAGGGGGTCGGTATTATTAATGCTTCCCCTCTTGCAATGGGGCTTCTTACTGATAATGGTCCTCCAGAATGGCACCCAGCCTCACCTGAACTCAAG TCTGCATGCAAAGCTGCTGCTGCATATTGTAAAGAGAAGGGAAAGAATATATCAAAGTTAGCCATGCAATACAGCTTGTCAAATCAGGATATTTCAACAGTGCTGGTTGGCATGAACTCTGTGAAACAG GTGGAGGAGAATGTTGCTGCCTCTGCAGAAGTAGCACTTTCCGGTATGGATCAGGAAACTCTTGCAGGGGTTGAAGCAATCCTAAAACCAGTGAAGAATCAAACATGGCCTATTGGAATACAGAAGAGGTGA
- the LOC123214636 gene encoding probable protein S-acyltransferase 23 yields the protein MASSEIEVVSTTEANTHQTQNDNQVAIVDVFSAAAYGDYDKLTRFVQQDASSLTRPDHNGYYALQWAALNNFADIVQYILEHGGNVNATDNNKQTALHWSAVRGSIAVADVLLQNGARVEMADMNGYRAVHVAAQYGQTAFLNHIVAKYRADYDAPDNEGRSPLHWAAYKGFADTVRLLLFRDASQGRQDRDGCTPLHWAALRGNVEVCTVLVHAGAKQELMVKDKAGFTPSQLAHDKGHRQVALFLSNAEKVHSNHWRDKIFSRKMGDIGYAPILFCIIIICIILFINSVLTAPGLPKVSATVGLWSWIAISLAFGALVMFYQCASKDPGFIRRLEDFDTRKDAEDPLLTIDLNNSSIWTGNWSQLCPTCKIIRPVRSKHCPTCKRCVEQFDHHCPWISNCVGKRNKRDFFIFVCMAMSSSFISIIIAIQRIWTAPLPLHSEETWIHHVLVQHPGVVAFLFFDAVVLTAAATLTTVQASQIARNITTNEMANAFRYGYLHGPDGKFRNPYNHGCQKNCSDFFINGFTNDDEIAWPPLQQVAS from the exons ATGGCTTCTTCAGAGATCGAAGTGGTTTCAACAACAGAAGCAAACACCCATCAAACCCAAAACGACAATCAGGTTGCTATAGTTGATGTTTTCTCTGCAGCTGCTTATGGGGATTATGACAAACTCACAAGATTTGTTCAACAAGATGCTTCTTCTCTCACTAGACCTGATCATAATGGCTACTACGCGCTTCAGTGGGCTGCTCTCAACAACTTTGCTGATATCGTTCAGTATATTCTTGAG CATGGGGGTAATGTTAATGCAACTGACAACAATAAGCAGACAGCATTGCATTGGTCAGCAGTTAGGGGTTCAATTGCTGTGGCAGATGTGCTCCTGCAGAATGGAGCTCGAGTTGAGATGGCAGATATGAATGGGTATCGG GCAGTTCATGTTGCTGCACAATATGGACAGACAGCTTTCTTAAATCATATTGTTGCAAAGTATCGTGCTGATTACGATGCACCGGATAATGAAGGAAGGAGCCCCCTTCACTG GGCTGCATACAAGGGATTTGCAGATACAGTTAGACTACTTCTTTTTAGAGATGCTAGCCAAGGGAGACAAGATAGAGATG GGTGTACCCCTTTGCACTGGGCTGCATTAAGAGGAAACGTGGAAGTATGCACTGTGCTTGTACATGCAGGAGCAAAGCAAGAATTGATGGTAAAAGACAAAGCTGGATTTACCCCGTCTCAGCTTGCACACGATAAAGGTCATCGGCAAGTCGCTCTTTTCCTT TCTAATGCAGAGAAGGTGCATAGCAACCACTGGAGAGACAAAATATTTAGTAGGAAGATGGGAGATATTGGCTATGCAcctattttgttttgtattatCATAATTTGCATCATCCTCTTCATCAACTCAGTTCTGACAG CTCCTGGTCTGCCAAAGGTATCTGCTACTGTTGGACTATGGTCATGGATTGCAATTTCTCTAGCATTTGGTGCACTTGTAATGTTTTATCAGTGTGCAAG TAAAGATCCCGGTTTTATTAGAAGATTAGAAGATTTTGATACCCGTAAAGATGCTGAG GATCCCTTGTTGACTATTGATCTAAACAATTCCTCTATATGGACAGGAAATTGGTCTCAACTCTGCCCTACTTGCAAG ATTATTAGGCCTGTTCGCTCTAAGCACTGCCCTACATGTAAGCGCTGTGTAGAACAGTTTGATCATCACTGCCCATGGATATCAAATTGCGTTGGGAAG AGGAACAAACGGGACTTCTTCATCTTTGTATGCATGGCAATGTCATCATCTTTCATTAGTATCATCATTGCTATTCAAA GGATTTGGACAGCGCCACTACCCTTACACTCTGAAGAAACATGGATTCACCATGTGCTTGTCCAGCATCCTGGTGTTGTAGCGTTTCTATTTTTCGACGCTGTTGTTCTGACCGCTGCTGCCACTTTGACAACAGTACAGGCGTCCCAG ATAGCCAGGAATATCACCACAAATGAAATGGCAAATGCTTTTCGGTATGGGTATCTACATGGTCCAGATGGGAAGTTCCGAAACCCATATAATCATGGCTGCCAAAAGAACTGTTCAGATTTCTTCATTAATGGTTTCACAAACGATGATGAGATTGCTTGGCCTCCATTACAGCAAGTTGCCAGTTGA
- the LOC123214638 gene encoding soluble inorganic pyrophosphatase 6, chloroplastic-like, giving the protein MAATRAMAVVSQTASCLLFNRPFSLSSKSHIANLCFTNKRVFFSSKRVFSCRAIYNPQVQIKVEGQPETLDYRVFFVDSSGKKISPWHDIPLQLGDGVFNFIVEIPKESSAKMEIATDELYTPIKQDTKKGKLRYYPYNINWNYGLLPQTWEDPSFANSEVERAFGDNDPVDVVEIGQTQRKIGDILRVKPLGALAMIDEGELDWKIVAISLDDPKASFVNDVHDVEKHFPGTLTAIRDWFRDYKIPDGKPPNKFGLGNKAANKDYALKVITETNESWAKLVKRSISAGELSLV; this is encoded by the exons ATGGCTGCCACCAGAGCAATGGCTGTTGTCAGCCAAACCGCTTCCTGCTTGCTTTTCAACAGACCCTTTTCTCTCTCAAGCAAATCCCATATCGCCAATTTGTGCTTTACCAATAAAAGAGTTTTCTTTTCGTCAAAGAGGGTGTTTTCTTGCAGGGCTATTTACAACCCTCAGGTTCAGATCAAAGTGGAGGGCCAGCCCGAAACCTTGGATTACAGAGTCTTTTTCGTTGACAGTTCGGGGAAAAAG ATTTCACCTTGGCATGACATACCATTACAATTGGGAGATGGAGTTTTCAACTTTATTGTTGAAATTCCCAAAGAATCAAGTGCAAAGATGGAGATTGCTACTGATGAGCTATACACTCCCATTAAGCAGGATACTAAAAAGGGAAAACTTCGATATTATCC CTACAACATAAATTGGAATTATGGATTACTTCCACAAACATGGGAAGACCCATCATTTGCCAACTCTGAAGTTGAACGGGCATTTGGGGACAATGATCCTg TTGATGTTGTTGAGATTGGTCAAACTCAAAGGAAGATTGGTGACATTCTTAGGGTCAAGCCCTTGGGTGCCTTAGCCATGATTGATGAGGGGGAACTTGACTGGAAAATAGTCGCAATTTCATTGGATGATCCAAAAGCTTCATTCGTAAATGATGTTCATGATGTTGAGAAGCATTTCCCA GGAACCCTCACTGCAATTAGAGACTGGTTTAGGGACTACAAGATCCCGGATGGAAAACCCCCGAACAAGTTTGGTCTAGGCAACAAGGCTGCAAACAAG GATTATGCCTTGAAAGTGATCACTGAGACAAATGAGTCTTGGGCCAAACTTGTAAAGAGGTCCATTTCTGCTGGAGAGCTTTCCCTTGTATAA